The DNA region CCGTCACGGCCAGCGGCAGGTCCAGGCCGTGCTCATGCTCGGCGTGCCACAGCGCGAACGGCTCCAGCAGCAGCGCCGCGATCCGCGTACTCACGGCCGGCCCCGCGCGCTGCGCCGCGCGCCGCCCAGCCCGATGTGCCCCACCAGCACGCCCTGCACCTGCACGTCCGAGACCGGAAAGCGCATCGGCTCGAAGGCCGGGTTCTCGCTGTGCAACGTCACCGCCCGCCCGCGCTGCTGCCAGCGCTTGAGGGTCCCGGCGTTCTCCCCGGGAATCAGCACCAGCGCCACCTCACCGTTCTGCGCGACGTCCGCCGGGCGGATCGCCACCACGTCCCCCGGGAAGATGCCCAGGCCCAGCATGCTCTCCCCCCGCACCCGCAGCAGGAAATCCCCCTCCCGCATGGGCAGGATGTCGTCCAGGCGCGTCACGCGCTCCTGCACGCCACCGTCCGCCAGGGCGGGCGGCCCGGCCGCCACCTCCCCCAGCAGCGGAAAGCCCGCCGGGGCGCCCAGCGCCGCCCGCGCCGCCGGAGTCAGCGAGACCAGCGCCACCTGCCGCGGCCGGGCGTGGTAATTCAGGAAGCCCCGCCCGTGCAGCGTGAGCAGGTGGTCCCGCAGGTTCTGCCGCGCCAGCCCCAGGTCCTCCGCCAGCGCCGACGCGGTCAGGCAGCTGTCCCCGCCCTGTTTTTCCAGCCACAGCACGGCACGCAGCACCTCCCACTGCCGGGGCGTCAGAACCGCTGAACGGGGCGACATGTCACGTGACATGCTCCACTGTAAACACGCTCACGCTCGGCCCGCAATCCCCCGCCACCGGGGGTCAAGGCACGCTCAAGCCCCACCCGCTCGTCCCCCGTCAGGCCCCGGCATCCACGGGCAACCCCGCCCAGCGTGCCACCCACGCGCCCCCCGTCAGGCCCCGGCATCCACGGGCAACCCCGCCCAGCGTGCCACCCACGCGCCCCCCTGCACCACGTCCGCCACCCCTTCCACCCGCCCGCCCGACCATGCCAGCGGCACCCGCGCCACCGTGTGCGACTTCACACGCAGGTCCTCCAGGTTCCCGTGATCGCTGCTCAGCACCACCTCCGCCCCGCCGTCCAGCAACCCCCGCACGAAGGCGTCCACCCGCTCCAGATACGCCCGCCCTGCCCTGAGCACCCCCACCGGCGTCGGCGTTCCCCCCGCGTGCCCCAGCAGGTCACTGAACCACAGGTCCACCACCAGCAGGTCCGCCGCCCGCGCCGCCCGCGCCACCTCGCCCCCCAGGCGCACCACCCCGTCCAGCCCCAGGAACGCCTCCTCCCACGGCGGCTCGTACCCCAGCCCCAGCGAAACCCGCACCGCCGGCAGGCCCGGCGGATTCAGTGGCCCCCCCGCCGCCCGGAACGCATACGGAAAGCAGCCCAGCCGCCCCCGCCGCGCCGGCGCCTCCAGAAACGCCGGCGCGTAATGGTTCAGCAGCGCCACCCGCCCCCCCGCCCGCGCCAGCCGCCCCGGCAACGCGTGCTCGTCCAGCAGCCGGCGCAGCGTCGGCCCCGGCTGCGGCCCGAAATGCTCCCCCATCACCGCCACCGCGTCCCGGCCCGTCAGCCAGCACGCCTGCCCCGTCCCCGACTGCGGCAACCCCGGCACGCCCAGCGTCGCGTCCAGCGCCACTCCCCCATCCACCAGCGCCCGCAGGGTCGGCAGCGCCTGCTCCCACACGCCGCCCGGCGGGGCGTCCAGCGGATGCCCCACCCCGTCCAGCGCCACCCAGACCCTCATCCCGGCAGGCTAGCAGGCCATCCGCCCGGCAAAATCGTCCCCGCCTGCCAGAACCCTTCGGTAGAGTTGCACCGACAGCGGAGGCTTCAACGCATGGAATACCAGCGCAAACGTCCACTCACTCCCTCCGCCGGACCCCACCAGCCCACCGTCAGGGCCGAGGTTCCGGCCGTCTCCCACCATGTGCCCGTTCAGCGGGCGATGCAGCGGTTCACGTGTACACCGACCGCTGCGCAGCGACAGGCTGTGATTCCGGTGTTGCGGGCGGCGAGTCTGCA from Deinococcus ficus includes:
- a CDS encoding LexA family protein, whose protein sequence is MSPRSAVLTPRQWEVLRAVLWLEKQGGDSCLTASALAEDLGLARQNLRDHLLTLHGRGFLNYHARPRQVALVSLTPAARAALGAPAGFPLLGEVAAGPPALADGGVQERVTRLDDILPMREGDFLLRVRGESMLGLGIFPGDVVAIRPADVAQNGEVALVLIPGENAGTLKRWQQRGRAVTLHSENPAFEPMRFPVSDVQVQGVLVGHIGLGGARRSARGRP
- a CDS encoding metalloenzyme domain protein, giving the protein MRVWVALDGVGHPLDAPPGGVWEQALPTLRALVDGGVALDATLGVPGLPQSGTGQACWLTGRDAVAVMGEHFGPQPGPTLRRLLDEHALPGRLARAGGRVALLNHYAPAFLEAPARRGRLGCFPYAFRAAGGPLNPPGLPAVRVSLGLGYEPPWEEAFLGLDGVVRLGGEVARAARAADLLVVDLWFSDLLGHAGGTPTPVGVLRAGRAYLERVDAFVRGLLDGGAEVVLSSDHGNLEDLRVKSHTVARVPLAWSGGRVEGVADVVQGGAWVARWAGLPVDAGA